The genomic stretch GCTCCATGAGGTTGCGCGGCACACGGTGCGCCAGATCGGCCGGCGGCGGCACCACGCCGGTCGCCCGCGACGAGAACGTCTCGAAGTCGTTGACCGCGGTCACGAGATCCTCGTGACGGGTGATCACCCACAGGCTCATGGGCTCGTAGAAGAACACCGGCGCTTCGCGCCGCGCCCGCGCAAGCATCGGGTACGGATCCGCGAGGAACTCCGGGCTCAGCGGATCGAACCCGTCCAGCGTCGGGAACGCGCTGATGTCAGCTGACACGGTCCTGCTCCTCTCTGGCCTACGAACGCCGCCGGTCATGTCGCGCCCATCGTGGACCCGGCGCTGACGTTGACGATCTCCCCCGTGATCATCCGCGCCCCCGGACCGGCCAGGAACCGCACGCACGCCGCGATGTCCTCCGGCGTGATCGCCCCCTCGAGCAACTGGGTGCCGATGACCTCGTCGTACCACTCGGCCGGCATCACCGCGCGCCCCGCGTCGGTCGGCACCAGGCCCGGGGAGACGGCGTTGCACGCCACCCCGAACGGCCCCAGCTCCCGGGCCATCGACCGCGTCAACCCGACGATCGCCGCCTTGGCCGCCACGTAGTGGATGAGATCCGGCATGCCGAAGCTCACCGTCGCCGACGTGAAGTTCACGATCCGGCCGGACCTCGCCCGGCGCATCGGCTCCGACACCGCCCGCGACATCACGAACACCGAGCGCGCGTTGACGGCCATCACCGCGTCGTACTCGTCCACCGGGATCTCCCAGAACGGCCGGCGCGCCAGGTCGATCCATCGCCCGGCGTTGTTGACCAGGACGTCCACTCGGCCCCGCTCGCCGATGATGTCGTCGACCACGCGGGCGGCCGCGAGCTGGTCGGTCGCGTCCACCGAACGGGATGCGAACGTCCCACCGGCCGCCTCGACCGCCGCCGCCGACTCCGCGCAATCGCTCAGATCCGCGCCGTAGACCACCGCGCCCGCCTTGCCGAGCGCCACCGCGATGGCGCGCCCCAGCCCCCGGGCGGCCCCGGTCACGATCGCCACCTGCCCATCCAGCTCCCTCACACCAGCTCCCCAGTCGTGACTGCTTGCAGAAGCCCATGCTCGGACAGCTCGTCGCGCCCGAGCTCGCCCATGACGTCGCCCTGGTAGAAGACCAGGACGCGGTCGCAGAGCGCCGCCATCTCCTGCAGGTCGCTCGACGTGTACAGCACGACCGTCCCGCCCTCCGCGATCGAGCGGATCACGCCCTGCATCTCGGCCTTGGCCCCGACGTCGACGCCGCGGGTCGGATCGTCGAGCAGCATGAGCGACGGCCCGGTCTCCAGCCATTTGGCGAACAGGACCTTCTGCTGGTTGCCGCCGGAGAGCGCGCCGACGGGCGCCCACGGGGAGGCCATGGCGACGCGGAGCCGGTCGCGCCACGTCTCGGCGCGCTGCGCCATCGGCCCGTTCCGTATGACGAGCCCATCGCGGCGCAGCGCGCAGCTGCTCACGAGCGAGATGTTCTCGGCGATCGGCTTCTCGAGGTGCAGGCCGGTCTGCTTGCGATCGGCGGGCACGAAGGCGACGCCGGCGCGGATGGCCTCCGCGATGCCGCGCGGGCACGGCCCTCCGCCCGGCAGGACCACCCGCCCTCCCATGGGACGCTCCACCCCGAAGAGCATGCGCAGGATCGCCTGCACACCCGAGCCCTCGAGCCCGGCCAGGCCCACGATCTCGCCCGGATGCGCGTCCAGCGTCACGCCGCGGACCTTGCGCCGGATGGAGACGTCGGCCAGGCGCAGCGCCGCCTCATCGCGCCGGTCGATCGTCCGCTCGACCTGGGGTGGGGAGGCGCCGGACCGGACCGCGGCCGCCGCCTCGCCGAGCATGCCGTCCACGGCCGCCGCGACGGTGAGCTCGCCGACGGGCCGGCGTGCGACGACCACGCGGCCCCCGCGCAGGATCGTCACGGCATCGGCGACCTCGAAGACGTCCTCGAGGAAGTGCGAGACGAAGACGATGCCCACCCCGTGCTCGCGCAGGCTCCGGATGACCCCGAGCAGGCGCGCCGTCTCGTCCGCACTGAGCGCGGAGGTCGGCTCGTCGAGGATCAGGATCCGCGGGTCGCCGAGCAGCGCGCGGGCGATCTCGACGAGCTGCTGCTCGCCGAGGGCAAGCTCACCGACGGGCCGCTCGAGGTCGAACGCAAGGCCGAGCTGGCGGACGACGCGCTGTGCACGCTCGCGCATGCCGCGCCGGCTGATCGCGACGTGCCCGCTGACGGGCTCGCGCATGAGGAAGAGGTTGTGCAGTCCGTCGAGCGCGGGGAACAGGTTGAGCTCCTGCGACACGAGCGCCACGCCTCGGCGCGCCGCGTCCTCGACGCTCTTGAAGGCCGTCGGCGCGCCATCGAGCCGGAGCGTGCCCGACGTCGGCCGCTCGCCCCCCGCCAGGATCTTCACCAGGGTCGACTTGCCGGCCCCGTTGGCGCCGAGGAGGGCATGGACCTCGCCGGGGTCGACCTCGAAGGTCGCCCCGGCGAGGGCCTGCACGCCGCCGTATCGCTTCGTTATGTCCCTGGCCGAGTACACAGCGGCGTCAGCTCCCCATCAGTTCGGGAAGGAGTCGTCCAGCGGATGGGTGTTGCCCTGGAGGTCGCCGAGGATCTTCTCCGCCATCGGCTGGAACAGCGCCGACTGCGCGTCGGGCGAACCGGCCGCCTGCAGGTACTCGTCGATGTTCTGCTCGGTGACCGGATAGGTCCCCGTGTCGATCCAGCCTTCGGGCGCGGCTCCCTCGCCCCGTGCGGCCTTGGCCAGGAGGTCGATCGTGACGAAGCCGGCGATCCACGGCGCCGTGCTCACACCGCCCGTGACCTTGCCGCTCTTGATGGCCTGCAGCCCGGCCTCGGTCGGGTCGAGCAGGGCCACGGCGACGTCACCGGCCGAGCCCTTGTTCTTCAGGGTCACGATGCTCCCGGTGTCGGAGTCGCACGGGCCGAAGGCGATCACCGCGTCCGGGTTGTCCTGCACGACCGACGACCACGTCGACAGGTTCTTCGACGCGTCGGCCGGATCGGTCGTGAAGTTGACGATCTTCACGTTCGGCAGGCGCTGCTTCAGGACCTTCTCCGCGCCGGCGACGCGCTCGTCGAGGATCGGCGTGCCCTTCGCGCACTCGGACACCAGCGCCGTGCCCTTCGTGCTCGCGTCGAGCTTCGCCTTGTCGATCGCCAGAGTGATCGCTTCCTCGCCGCTCTTGGCGTCGCTGGCCCCCACGAACGTCCTGACCGGCGACGTCTGGCCGGGCGCGGCGGCCTGCTTGCACGAGAACGCGATCACGTTGTTGTCGGGAACCTCCGTCTCCATCCGCTTGAGCACCTTGCTCCACGCGGGCAGGACGCACGGGTTCACCGCGAACCCCTGGGGTCCGTCGACGAGCAGGTTCTCCGCCATCTGGACCTCCTTGACGCCGGTGGGCGCCTCGGCGGCCTGCAGCGCCAGCTTGATCGCCCCGTCATCCGCGACCGCCTTCTCGGCGCCGTGCTGTGCCGCGATGAAGTACGGGATCTGGAAGCTCATCACCATGGCCAGATTGACGTCCTTCTTCGCCGCCTCGGTCGTCGCCGCCGACGTGCCCGCCGCCGACGTGCTCGCCGCCGACGTCCCGGATGTGGCGGTCGAGTCGCCGCCCGAGCTCCCGCACCCGGCGATCAGGACGCCCGCCGTCAGCGCAGCGGCCAGTGGTCCGGCGATCCGGCGGACCGCGATGCTCCCCATGCTCCTCACCTCGTTACCTCTGTTGGTTGTTGTGCGAACCCACCGGCCGACCCATGGTCTGGACGCGGCGGATCCCTACGTCCGTCAGGTGCGCGCCGCCTGGCGGCGCAGCAGGCCGGCGATCCCCACCGCCACGAGGATCACGATGCCGGTGACGACGTCGCCCCAGAGCGGGTCGACCTTGAAGAAGACGAGCCCGCTGGTGATCGCGGCCACGATGAGCGCGCCGATCAGAGCCCCCGGGACCGATCCCGTGCCGCCGCTCAGCGACGTGCCGCCGATGATGGCCGCGGCGATGACGTTGAGCTCCAGTCCGCGGCCGATCGACGGATCGCCCGCCTCGAAGTACGCCAGGCTCAGCACGCCGGACAGAGCCGCGAGCAGCCCGGTCAGCATCAGCGCGTAGAGGCGCACCCGCCCGGACGGGATGCCGGAGAACCGCGCGGCCTCGCGATTGGAGCCGACCGCGCGGACCATGACGCCGAACCGGGTCTTCTGCATGACGAAGGTCAGCACGGCGCCGATGACGACCGCGAACCACCCGATCACCGGGATCCCCAGCCAGTCCCCGCCGAACGTCGTGAAGAACGACGAGTCGACCGGGAGCGTGGGCGTTGCCTCCCCGCCCGAGATGACGCTGACGAGGCCCCGGTAGAGGGAGAACGTCCCCAGCGTGACGATGATGACCGGGACCCTGAACGCGTTGGCCGCGACCCCGTTGAACGCCCCCATGGCCACCCCCGCCGCGAGAGCGATCACCGCGGCGAGGTACGGGTCGACGGAGCTGTCGCCCATCAGCTTCGCGGCGAGGTAGAAGCAGACCCCGTAGATCCCGCCGACCGAGAGGTCGATCTCCGTCATCGCCAGCAGGAACACGATCCCGAACGCGATGATGGCGACGACCGACGCCGTGCGGACGTTCGACATGATCACGGTGTCGGAGAAGAACCGCGAGTGCGTCACCCCGATCACGAGGACGATCGCCACGAGGCCCAGCAGCGGGCCCAGCTCCTGCAGGCGCACCGACCGGCGCCAGCGCCCATCCTGCGGCGCGCTCGGCGCCGCCACCTTCGCTGCGTCCGCGGTCGGGCTCACGACTCCCCCTGCGATCGAAGTGGCGCGATGGTCGCCGGCGCACCGGGAGCCTCCACCGCCTCCAGGTACGCGAGCGCCCGCTCGAGCGAGACGACGTCGCCGTACTTGACCTGGATGTCGTAGAGGCTGGCGAGGTGGGGCAGCTCGCGACGGTCCCCCACCGCCTCGCGAACGACGATGGGGCGGAAGCCGTGCGCGCTCGCGTCGACCGCGCACGCGCGCACGCAGCCGCTCGTCGTGAATCCGGCGATGAGCAGCGTGTCGACCCCCCGCCCGGTCAGCTCGGCCG from Capillimicrobium parvum encodes the following:
- a CDS encoding SDR family NAD(P)-dependent oxidoreductase, with the translated sequence MRELDGQVAIVTGAARGLGRAIAVALGKAGAVVYGADLSDCAESAAAVEAAGGTFASRSVDATDQLAAARVVDDIIGERGRVDVLVNNAGRWIDLARRPFWEIPVDEYDAVMAVNARSVFVMSRAVSEPMRRARSGRIVNFTSATVSFGMPDLIHYVAAKAAIVGLTRSMARELGPFGVACNAVSPGLVPTDAGRAVMPAEWYDEVIGTQLLEGAITPEDIAACVRFLAGPGARMITGEIVNVSAGSTMGAT
- a CDS encoding sugar ABC transporter ATP-binding protein, giving the protein MQALAGATFEVDPGEVHALLGANGAGKSTLVKILAGGERPTSGTLRLDGAPTAFKSVEDAARRGVALVSQELNLFPALDGLHNLFLMREPVSGHVAISRRGMRERAQRVVRQLGLAFDLERPVGELALGEQQLVEIARALLGDPRILILDEPTSALSADETARLLGVIRSLREHGVGIVFVSHFLEDVFEVADAVTILRGGRVVVARRPVGELTVAAAVDGMLGEAAAAVRSGASPPQVERTIDRRDEAALRLADVSIRRKVRGVTLDAHPGEIVGLAGLEGSGVQAILRMLFGVERPMGGRVVLPGGGPCPRGIAEAIRAGVAFVPADRKQTGLHLEKPIAENISLVSSCALRRDGLVIRNGPMAQRAETWRDRLRVAMASPWAPVGALSGGNQQKVLFAKWLETGPSLMLLDDPTRGVDVGAKAEMQGVIRSIAEGGTVVLYTSSDLQEMAALCDRVLVFYQGDVMGELGRDELSEHGLLQAVTTGELV
- a CDS encoding sugar ABC transporter substrate-binding protein; amino-acid sequence: MGSIAVRRIAGPLAAALTAGVLIAGCGSSGGDSTATSGTSAASTSAAGTSAATTEAAKKDVNLAMVMSFQIPYFIAAQHGAEKAVADDGAIKLALQAAEAPTGVKEVQMAENLLVDGPQGFAVNPCVLPAWSKVLKRMETEVPDNNVIAFSCKQAAAPGQTSPVRTFVGASDAKSGEEAITLAIDKAKLDASTKGTALVSECAKGTPILDERVAGAEKVLKQRLPNVKIVNFTTDPADASKNLSTWSSVVQDNPDAVIAFGPCDSDTGSIVTLKNKGSAGDVAVALLDPTEAGLQAIKSGKVTGGVSTAPWIAGFVTIDLLAKAARGEGAAPEGWIDTGTYPVTEQNIDEYLQAAGSPDAQSALFQPMAEKILGDLQGNTHPLDDSFPN
- a CDS encoding ABC transporter permease; the encoded protein is MSPTADAAKVAAPSAPQDGRWRRSVRLQELGPLLGLVAIVLVIGVTHSRFFSDTVIMSNVRTASVVAIIAFGIVFLLAMTEIDLSVGGIYGVCFYLAAKLMGDSSVDPYLAAVIALAAGVAMGAFNGVAANAFRVPVIIVTLGTFSLYRGLVSVISGGEATPTLPVDSSFFTTFGGDWLGIPVIGWFAVVIGAVLTFVMQKTRFGVMVRAVGSNREAARFSGIPSGRVRLYALMLTGLLAALSGVLSLAYFEAGDPSIGRGLELNVIAAAIIGGTSLSGGTGSVPGALIGALIVAAITSGLVFFKVDPLWGDVVTGIVILVAVGIAGLLRRQAART